A segment of the Homoserinimonas aerilata genome:
CGAGCACAGTGAGCGTCGCGACCGTCGTCTCGTCGAGCCACGTCGCATCCAGCGCAGTGCCCTCGGAGGCGATGGTGTCGACGATCGGCTCGCCCAGTGCCAGCGGAGCCTGCGCATTGTTCGCATCGCGGTTGATCGCCGCCACGATGAGCCGCGGCCCCACCGAGGTCGACAGCAGTATGGCCACCCTCGCCCCGTCGCGCGCCACATCGACCGACACGATGCGGGCATCCGCCGGCAGATTCGTTGCCACCGCGAACGAGCTGCCCTCGAAGTCGAAGGCCCGCAGCGCCGTCGGATCGTCGGCGGGAACCGACCACACGTAGTTGTAGCTGTCGAGAGCGGGAGCGATGAGGCCCGGCCGCGAATCGAGCGGCGCCGGCGAGGCCTGGTTGGCGCGCACAACCGACACGCCGCCCACGCCGAGCACGGCCGCAGCGGTGCCGCCCGTGCCCAGCGTCACCGCCGACGGCGACAGGCCGGCGATCTTCGCGCTCAAGGTGTCGACAGGAGAAATCTGCCCGTTCGCGTAAAAACCGAACTCGCCGTCATGGAACAGCAGAGGCCTGCTGTCGACCTGCGGATGCGCCTGCGGGAGCCCCGTGCCCGGGTCACCCAACTCCATGGGGGCCCCGTTGACCGACATGCGCACATTCGGCAGGCTCGCCACCGTGCCCAGGCTCGCCGTCAGCTGCAGCCTCATCAGCTGGCGCTGCGACTCCGTCGCCGTGAGCGCGGCCGACGTCAGATCGACGATCGCGGTATCCTCCTCCGCGACCACCCGCTTCGGCGACGACAGCTGCGTGCCGTCAGGGAAAGCCGTCTTCACAGCGCCCTGCAGCCACGCCGGAGGGCCCGCCAGAAGAGCCGAGGCGATGCGCGTCGCGGCCGTCCCCGCCGGGAACCACCGCACATCCGGAACCAGGCTCGTACCGCTCGGATCGAGAAAATACAGGGCGTGCTCACCGAAGATGCGCCCGAATGCGCTCGTCGACAGCACGATCCCGCTCGGCGCCGAGCTGATGCGCCACTCGCCGCCCTCCTTCACGAACTGGAACTGCAGCGTCGACGGCGCCGACGGGAACGCCGTGTACACCCCGGCCGAATCGACGGATGCGCGGGTGGAGACCACATACTGCATGGTCGACTCATCGATCGTGACAAAGCGTTCCGGGCCCGAGCGCAGCAGCACGCTGCCCCGCGGCTCCCACTCGTTCACGAAGCTGGAGCTGAGGAACTGGCGGGCGACGTCGTAATCGCCCGAACTCTTGAAGGCATCGATGAAACCCCGAAGGATCGTCTCCCGGTCGGAGCCCGGCGCCGGACCCGAGATCACGAACTCGGCATCCTCGCCGGTATCCCGCTGGCTCACCTCGTCGCCCGTCATCACCCCGCCTGAACTGGGGATGCCCACACAGGCCGACAGCAGGGAGCCCAGAACGAAGACGACCGCGACGGCGGCGATCCTGCGAGGCATTCGTGAGCTACGCATCCGGCTGCCTCCCCTCGTTCTCCTGCTCGTGTCGCTGCCTTCCATCATCGGGCAGGCGCTCTGCGAGTTCCTCGGCAAGTTCCCGGGGAACCTCCACCTGGGGCCCGTCCTCCGGCGGCAACTCGAGAGGGGACTCACCCATCGGGGTTCCGCGCAGCCGCGGCAGCGTCAACCTGAAGCAGGCGCCCTCCCCCGTCTCCGACCACACCTCGAGCCGACCCTCGTGCAGGCCTGCATCCTCGAGCGAGATGGCCAGGCCCAGGCCCGTTCCGCCGATGGTCCGCTTGCGTGACGGGTCTGCCCTCCAGAAGCGGTCGAAGACACGCTCCAGTTGCGCCGGCGACATGCCCACGCCGTAATCGCGCACCGTGAGGGCGATCGCCGTCTCATTGCTGTCGACCATGACCACGATCGGGCCGCCCTCGCCGTGCTCGATCGCGTTGCCCAGAAGATTGCGCACGACACGACGGATGCGACGGGGGTCGACCTCCGCCTCGAAATAGCCGCCGGGCGCCACCAGCCTGAGAGAGGAACCGCGCTCATCCGCGAGCGGCACCATCGAGTCGACGGTGTCTTCGACGAGCCGCACCAGATTGGTGGGCTCCAACTCCAACTCGACCGCGCCGGCGTCGTAACGGCTGATCTCCAGAAGGTCGGCGAGAAGCTGCTCGAAGCGCTGCACCTGCGTATGCAGCAGCTCGACCGTGCGACCCGTGGTCGGATCGAAATCGGCGCGCTGGTCGTAGAGCACATCGCCGGCCAACCGGATCGTCGTGAGCGGCGTGCGCAACTCGTGCGAGACATCCGACACGAAACGCTGCTGCATCCGTGACACCTCGGCGAGCCGTGTGATCTTCTGCTGCAGACTGTCGGCCATGCCGTTGAATGAGCGGGCAAGCGTCGCGATGACATCCTCGCCCCTCTCCGGGATGCGCTCGTCGAGCTCGCCGGCGGCCAGCCGTTCGCTTGTCTCCGCCGCGACACGCACCGGCGCGACGACGAGGCGCACCACGATCCAGGTGACCGCGCCGATCAGCACCACCAGCGACAGCAGACCCAGTGCGAGCGTCTGCTGCACGAACACCAGCGTCTGCTGCGAATCGCTGAGGTCAAACACCAGGTAGAGCTCGTAGTTGCCCGCAGACGGCACCGTCACAAGCGACCCCGCAACAATGCCGGGCGAGCCGTCGGGCAGCGTCACCGACTGCAGGTACACGCGCCCCGTGTCGTCGCGCACCAGCGACTGCAGTTGCGGCGTGAGCAGGCTCGACGAGAAGCTGCCGCTGCGGGTGGCAGGCATCGACAGCTGCGTCGTCTGCCCCGGCACCCTGAGCATCCCGAAGCCCGTTCCTCCCGGGCTCGTCGTCGATGACAGGATGCGTGCCTGCACGTCGATGCTCAGAAGGTCCAGGTCGACCTGGCTCGACTCGTCGGCGGCGAGCGCGTTGTTGAAGTAGTCCTGGGCGAGCAGCGTCGCCTTGGCGTGCTCCGCTTCGACCGTGTCGCGGCGCGAGGTGAACAGGTTGCCGCCGATCACGGCCGACATGTAACCGCCGATGATCGTCACGGCGAGGCCCGAGAGCACGACCGTGATCGCAACCGTTCTGAACTGCAGCGAGGAACGCCAGGTGTGCACCAGGCGGTCACGGAAACGCCTCAGGCGCACCGCGAACAGGGCGACCGGAAAGCTGTTACCTTCCGGCACCGGCACGATAGCCGACGCCACGAACAGTCATGACGATGGCGGGGTTGTCGGGGTCGAGCTCGACCTTGGCGCGCAGTCGCTGCACGTGCACGTTGACGAGGCGCGTGTCAGCCTTGTAGTGGTAGCCCCACACCTGCTCGAGCAGCATCTCGCGCGTGAACACCTGCTGCGGCTTCATCGCCAGCGCCAGGAGCAGCTCGAACTCGAGCGGGGTCAGGTTGATGATCGTGTCTCCGCGGCGCACCTCGTGGCCGGCCACGTCGAGACTCAGATCTCCGACACGCAGCGTCTCGGCAGTCGACTCCGGCGTCGGACGCAGGCGGGTGCGGATGCGCGCCACCAGCTCCTTCGGATTGAACGGCTTGACCACATAGTCGTCGGCGCCGCTCTCAAGCCCTCTCACAACATCCGTCGTATCGGATTTCGCCGTGAGCATGATGATCGGAACGCCGGACTCCGCCCGGATCTCCTCGCACACCTCGATGCCGTTCCTGCCCGGCAGCATCAGATCGAGCAGCACCAGATCGGGCTTCGTGTCGCGGAACGCCTGCAGCGCCTCAGACCCGTCTGCGCAGAAGGAGGGATCGAAGCCGTCGCCGCGCAGAACGATGCCGATCATCTCGGCCAACGCGACATCGTCGTCAACAACAAGAATGCGAGGAGCGTTCATCGTCCCGTCTTCGTTCAGGGGCGCCTGTGCGTCGGGCGATCGCACGGCTTGGTGAGGCTTTCGCACAAGAGTAGTCGAGTATGCCAGCATGAGTAATCGAAACCGAACGCCGTCATGAGGGGGAAACAGTGAGTGATGGCGAGACCGGCGCCCCGCAGTGGCAGCCGCCCGTTGACCCGAGCGCGCCGGCCTACGGGGCCACGCCCGCCTACGGCGCTGCGCCGCATCCGACTCCGGATGTTCCGGGGCAGCCGGCAGGAGCGGGTCAGCAGTGGACGCCCCCGCCGCGCCCCGGCCTGATCCCCCTGCACCCGCTCACCCTCGGCACCCTGCTCAGCGCATCCTTCCGCGCCTTCCGGCGCAACCCGCGGCCGACACTCGGCCTCGCTCTCCTCTCCCAGTTCGGCGTTCTGCTGCTCTCCGCAGGGTTCGGCGCACTCGTCGCGTGGTTCGCCTTCTCCCGTATCGACAACGCATCCTCCGAGAATGTCGACGATGTCACCGCGGGCGCGATCCTCGGCCTCGTCATCGCCTACATCGTGCCCATCATCGCCAGCGGTGTCGTCGCAGCACTGCTGCAGGGCGTCGTCGTCATCGAGGTCGCCCGCGCCGCAGTGGGTGAGAAACTCGGCCTGCGCCAGCTCTGGCGCCACGCCAAAGGTCGGCTGTGGGCTCTCATCGGGTGGATGCTCCTCCTCGTGGTGGCCATGCTCATCGCCATGGGAGTGCTCGCCGCAGCAGCCATCGCCCTCGGCGTCACACTCGGCGCCGTCGGCATCGCCCTCGGCGTCACCATCGGAATCCTCGGAGGGCTCGGGCTTCTGGTCCTCGGCGTCTGGCTCGGCACGAAGGTGTCACTCGTGCCGAGCGCGCTCATGATCGAGCGACTGCGACTCGGCGCCGCCATCCGCCGCTCCTGGCGGCTCACCGACGGCCACTTCTGGCGCACCTTCGGCACGCAGGCGCTCGTCTCCGTCATCCTCGGCATCGCCGTGCAGGTGATCGTCACCCCCGTCTCCCTCGTGCTGCCCATGCTGAGCCTGCTCATCGACCCCAACGGCACCGCCAACGTCACCGCCATCGTTGTCATCGTCGCCTTCACGCTCGTGATGCTCGCGCTCATCGTCGTACTCGGCTCCATCGCCGCCATCATCCAGTCGTCAGCGAACGGTCTCATCTACATCGACCTGCGGATGCGTAAAGAAGGGCTCGACCTCGACCTCGCCAGGTACGTCGACGACCGTGCCGCCGGCGCACCGACCGCCGACGATCCGTACCTTCCCCAGAGCGCCACGCAGCAGCAGGCGACAGACGCCGGAACGATCGACTCACCCTGGCGATGATCGCACTCCTCTTCGGGCCGTCCGCGGCCGCCCTGCTCCGGCCCCTCGGGCTGGCCGCAGGTGACACGCCCCTCGACCCCGACGCCGAGCAGGCGCGCGAATGGCTGCGAGAAGAACTCTCCAAGCTGATCTACCAGGAAGCCCAACCCACCTGGTTCGACCGCCTCGCGACCGCGCTGTGGGAGTGGATCACCTCGCTCAGCCTCGACGGCACAGGAGGCGGGCAGGGCCTCGGCGTCGTACTCGTGCTGCTGCTCGTCGCCGCCGTCATCGTCGCCGCATTCTTCATCTTCGGGCCGCCCGCGCGATCGCGCCGCAGCCGCATCCCCGGCGAGATCTTCGGCGAGGACGACGGCCGCGACGCGGCAGCCATGCGCCGCGACGCCGAACGCAGCGCAGCAGCCGGGCGCTGGGCCGACGCCACAGCCGACATGTTCCGCGCCATCGCCCGGGGGCTCTCCGACCGCACGCTCGTCACCATGAGCCCCGGCACGACCGCCCAGCACTTCGCCGGCCGGGCGACATCCGTCTTTCCCGACCACGGCGCAGCCCTCGCCGCGAGCGCCACCGACTTCGACGAGGTGCGCTACCTCGGCCACGACGGCAGCCGCGACGCCTACGAACGCGTCGCGGCCCTCGAGCGAGAACTGCGCAGTGCGCGGCCCGTGCTGCCAGAAGCCGCCGCCGCGCCAGCAGGAACCGCGGGGGCCACCGGATGACCGTGACAGCCGCAGAGGCCATGACCCCCACGATCGGGCGCACAGCGAAACGCTGGCTGTTCTGGGCGCTGTTCGCGCTCGTCGCGCTCGCCATCGCCGTGCTCTCCCTCTTCATGACAGGAGCCAACCGGCCCAGCGGCGTGCCCCTCGACCCGGAAGGCCCCGGCCCGGCCGGCGCCCGCGCCGTCGTCGAGACGCTGCGCACGCACGGCATCGAGGTCGACGTGGTCGACACCCTCGCCAAGGCCGACGCCGCCACCGCCGACGGGCGCGCCACCCTGCTGCTGCACGACCGCGACGGCATCCTCGACACCGAGCAACTGCGCACCGCAGGCCGCCTCGCCGAACGCACCATCCTCATCGACCCCTCCTACGCCGAACTCGACGCCCTCGCGCCCGCCATCGCCCCGGCAGGCATCGTCAGCGGTCGGCTCGACGCCGACTGCGGAGGCGGTGACAACAGCAGCGGCGAGATCGCCCGGGCCGGCACCGTCAGCGGAGACGCCAGCGGCTACCGCATCGTCGACGACACCGACGCCGACGCCGACAGCAGCATCACCGCCTGCCTCGGCAGCGGCGACGACGTCTACTCCCACATCGAGATCGACGGCGACGACACACGGCTCGTCATCGTCGGA
Coding sequences within it:
- a CDS encoding LpqB family beta-propeller domain-containing protein encodes the protein MRSSRMPRRIAAVAVVFVLGSLLSACVGIPSSGGVMTGDEVSQRDTGEDAEFVISGPAPGSDRETILRGFIDAFKSSGDYDVARQFLSSSFVNEWEPRGSVLLRSGPERFVTIDESTMQYVVSTRASVDSAGVYTAFPSAPSTLQFQFVKEGGEWRISSAPSGIVLSTSAFGRIFGEHALYFLDPSGTSLVPDVRWFPAGTAATRIASALLAGPPAWLQGAVKTAFPDGTQLSSPKRVVAEEDTAIVDLTSAALTATESQRQLMRLQLTASLGTVASLPNVRMSVNGAPMELGDPGTGLPQAHPQVDSRPLLFHDGEFGFYANGQISPVDTLSAKIAGLSPSAVTLGTGGTAAAVLGVGGVSVVRANQASPAPLDSRPGLIAPALDSYNYVWSVPADDPTALRAFDFEGSSFAVATNLPADARIVSVDVARDGARVAILLSTSVGPRLIVAAINRDANNAQAPLALGEPIVDTIASEGTALDATWLDETTVATLTVLDETTVATAYKVGGDRTSLGSPGNAVQIVGGNTESGLRALGADGVVSALRDSGWQSTQAQAQFIATQR
- a CDS encoding DUF4129 domain-containing protein; amino-acid sequence: MIALLFGPSAAALLRPLGLAAGDTPLDPDAEQAREWLREELSKLIYQEAQPTWFDRLATALWEWITSLSLDGTGGGQGLGVVLVLLLVAAVIVAAFFIFGPPARSRRSRIPGEIFGEDDGRDAAAMRRDAERSAAAGRWADATADMFRAIARGLSDRTLVTMSPGTTAQHFAGRATSVFPDHGAALAASATDFDEVRYLGHDGSRDAYERVAALERELRSARPVLPEAAAAPAGTAGATG
- the mtrB gene encoding MtrAB system histidine kinase MtrB, which gives rise to MPEGNSFPVALFAVRLRRFRDRLVHTWRSSLQFRTVAITVVLSGLAVTIIGGYMSAVIGGNLFTSRRDTVEAEHAKATLLAQDYFNNALAADESSQVDLDLLSIDVQARILSSTTSPGGTGFGMLRVPGQTTQLSMPATRSGSFSSSLLTPQLQSLVRDDTGRVYLQSVTLPDGSPGIVAGSLVTVPSAGNYELYLVFDLSDSQQTLVFVQQTLALGLLSLVVLIGAVTWIVVRLVVAPVRVAAETSERLAAGELDERIPERGEDVIATLARSFNGMADSLQQKITRLAEVSRMQQRFVSDVSHELRTPLTTIRLAGDVLYDQRADFDPTTGRTVELLHTQVQRFEQLLADLLEISRYDAGAVELELEPTNLVRLVEDTVDSMVPLADERGSSLRLVAPGGYFEAEVDPRRIRRVVRNLLGNAIEHGEGGPIVVMVDSNETAIALTVRDYGVGMSPAQLERVFDRFWRADPSRKRTIGGTGLGLAISLEDAGLHEGRLEVWSETGEGACFRLTLPRLRGTPMGESPLELPPEDGPQVEVPRELAEELAERLPDDGRQRHEQENEGRQPDA
- a CDS encoding DUF4350 domain-containing protein, translated to MTVTAAEAMTPTIGRTAKRWLFWALFALVALAIAVLSLFMTGANRPSGVPLDPEGPGPAGARAVVETLRTHGIEVDVVDTLAKADAATADGRATLLLHDRDGILDTEQLRTAGRLAERTILIDPSYAELDALAPAIAPAGIVSGRLDADCGGGDNSSGEIARAGTVSGDASGYRIVDDTDADADSSITACLGSGDDVYSHIEIDGDDTRLVIVGATGALSNGQVLADGNAAYALGLLGHHDRLVWYVPGTGDLSASDAPGIAELTPPWVTPVLVLLLLVVIAAGIWRGRRLGPLVIERLPVTVRSTETMEGRARLYQRSSARLRALDALRIGTLDRLAIAVKQPRSASVDDIVDTVAAALGRPSTPLRELLIDELPENDRDLIRMSDALLQLERELRDAIRPH
- the mtrA gene encoding MtrAB system response regulator MtrA — protein: MNAPRILVVDDDVALAEMIGIVLRGDGFDPSFCADGSEALQAFRDTKPDLVLLDLMLPGRNGIEVCEEIRAESGVPIIMLTAKSDTTDVVRGLESGADDYVVKPFNPKELVARIRTRLRPTPESTAETLRVGDLSLDVAGHEVRRGDTIINLTPLEFELLLALAMKPQQVFTREMLLEQVWGYHYKADTRLVNVHVQRLRAKVELDPDNPAIVMTVRGVGYRAGAGR